A single genomic interval of Pyrus communis chromosome 5, drPyrComm1.1, whole genome shotgun sequence harbors:
- the LOC137734773 gene encoding UDP-glucuronate 4-epimerase 3 has translation MTQLKQMSHLDISPPTPGKFKMDKSPYIHRLRGHGSLAKLTFWSFVFLGLILIFFFHSPSPNSLPSDPSRRSLRTYNWGGPAWEKRVRSSAKVRSRHGISVLVTGAAGFVGTHVSAALKRRGDGVLGLDCFNDYYDPSLKRARQALLERSGVFIVEGDINDAPLLSKLFEVVAFTHVMHLAAQAGVRYAMENPGSYVHSNIAGLVNLLEVCKNANPQPAIVWASSSSVYGLNTKVPFSERDRTDQPASLYAATKKAGEEIAHTYNHIYGLSLTGLRFFTVYGPWGRPDMAYFFFTRDILKGKTIPIFEGANHGTVARDFTYIDDIVKGCLASLDTAEKSTGSGGKKKGPAQLRVFNLGNTSPVPVTDLVTILERLLKVKAKRNIMKLPRNGDVQFTHANISSAQRELGYKPTTDLQTGLKKFVRWYLSYYSGGKKASG, from the coding sequence ATGACCCAGCTCAAGCAAATGTCCCACCTCGACATCAGTCCGCCAACGCCCGGCAAGTTCAAGATGGACAAGTCGCCCTACATTCACCGCCTCCGCGGGCACGGTTCTCTCGCCAAGCTCACATTCTGGTCCTTCGTTTTCCTCGGCTTGATCTtgatcttcttcttccactccCCGTCCCCTAATTCTCTGCCGTCCGATCCCTCCCGCCGCTCTCTCAGAACCTACAATTGGGGCGGACCCGCCTGGGAAAAACGGGTCAGGTCCTCCGCCAAAGTCCGGTCTCGCCACGGAATCTCCGTCCTCGTCACCGGTGCTGCCGGCTTCGTCGGGACCCACGTGTCGGCGGCGCTTAAACGCCGCGGAGATGGGGTCCTTGGTCTGGACTGCTTTAATGACTACTACGACCCTTCGTTGAAGAGGGCTCGGCAGGCGCTTTTGGAGCGGAGTGGGGTGTTCATTGTGGAAGGCGACAtaaacgacgcccctttgctgaGCAAGCTCTTCGAGGTGGTGGCGTTCACCCATGTGATGCATTTGGCTGCCCAAGCTGGTGTGAGGTATGCCATGGAAAACCCAGGCTCATATGTTCATAGTAATATAGCTGGTCTTGTTAATCTTCTTGAAGTTTGTAAAAATGCAAATCCACAACCTGCAATTGTTTGGGCAAGTTCTAGTTCTGTTTATGGATTAAATACTAAGGTACCCTTTTCGGAAAGAGACCGGACTGACCAGCCGGCTAGTCTCTATGCCGCCACCAAGAAAGCCGGTGAGGAAATTGCACACACTTACAACCATATCTATGGCCTTTCCCTTACCGGGTTGCGGTTCTTTACTGTTTATGGCCCTTGGGGAAGGCCTGATATGGCATACTTCTTTTTCACGAGGGATATATTGAAGGGGAAGACCATTCCAATCTTTGAGGGGGCTAATCATGGAACCGTTGCAAGGGATTTTACCTACATTGATGATATTGTGAAGGGATGCTTGGCGTCATTAGATACCGCTGAGAAGAGTACTGGGAGTGGAGGAAAGAAGAAGGGGCCTGCCCAATTGCGGGTTTTCAATTTGGGGAATACATCGCCAGTGCCAGTTACGGATCTTGTGACCATTTTGGAGAGGCTTTTGAAGGTGAAGGCTAAGAGAAATATAATGAAGTTGCCACGTAATGGGGATGTTCAGTTTACACACGCAAACATTAGTTCGGCTCAGAGGGAACTTGGATATAAGCCTACAACTGATCTGCAGACAGGGCTGAAGAAATTCGTTCGGTGGTACCTCAGTTACTATTCTGGTGGGAAGAAGGCTTCTGGGTGA